One window of the Dermacentor andersoni chromosome 10, qqDerAnde1_hic_scaffold, whole genome shotgun sequence genome contains the following:
- the Gart gene encoding trifunctional purine biosynthetic protein adenosine-3, with protein MYDKVLVIGNGGREHTIVWKLAQSPRIQTIYVAPGNAGTSTESKAVNVDINVKSNKSVVDWCKANGITLVAVGPEEYLCRGLADDLEAAGVKCFGPSAKAAEIEASKAFSKDFMAKYGIPTAQYQNFENAESAKTYIRNADFPALVVKASGLAAGKGVIVAADKTEAIAAIDTIMKDKVLGSAGDTVVVEELLDGDEISVLVFSDGVNYAVMPPAQDHKRLKDGDQGPNTGGMGAYCPCPLVSDEVMEQIRVEVVQRTLDGMRKDGRKFVGVLFAGLMLTKSGPKVLEFNCRFGDPETESVLPLLESDLYETMLACTEGNLPRALPVWKKNLYAVGVVLASGGYPQSYPKGKVITGLEKAREHGVQIFHAGTAKSENHIVTNGGRVMVCLATHSDLRTAKQLAQLGAEIVHFEGKFFRHDIAFRAIGRVSKKDPLTYSMSGVDIAAGDRLVKSITALTDSTKRPGTMGSIGGFGGLFDLKAAGYTDPILVSGTDGVGTKLKIAQSFHFHDTIGIDLVAMCVNDILAQGAEPLFFLDYFACGKLDPGVAKQVIAGITEGCRQAKCSLIGGETAEMPGMYAIGDYDLAGFAVGAVERDKVLPRRDIKDGDVIIGFPSSGIHSNGYSLVRKVVERAGLRYGDRAPFEESKTLGEVLLTPTKIYIKMLLEAVKRGYIKALAHITGGGLTENIPRVLPPGYGAFLDCNNWLIQPVFKWIANEGNIGDEEMLRTFNCGLGMVAIASPSDAQAIIDESEGQGRIVGQIMAIEEGSPKVNVRNFQESLNTRVDKIVKRKFGVLISGSGTNLQALIDHIEHMKGRSAAEIVLVISNVDGVEGLRRAQRAGIPTKVISHKGYKVRAEYDMKLHEALTAAGVEFICLAGFMRIITAEFINKWYGKIINIHPSLLPSFKGHDAHRQVLAAGVKITGCTVHYVVPEIDSGAIIAQGATTVEINDTEETLQERVKKVEHRVFPEAMEMVAQGKVFLRPDGKIVFTRND; from the coding sequence ATGTACGACAAAGTCTTGGTCATCGGCAACGGCGGGCGCGAGCATACCATCGTGTGGAAGCTCGCGCAGTCGCCTCGCATCCAGACCATCTACGTTGCGCCGGGGAACGCTGGCACCAGCACCGAATCGAAGGCTGTCAACGTCGACATCAACGTGAAGAGCAACAAGTCGGTGGTTGACTGGTGCAAGGCGAATGGCATCACCCTCGTAGCCGTTGGCCCGGAAGAGTACCTGTGTCGCGGACTGGCGGATGACCTCGAAGCGGCTGGTGTCAAGTGTTTCGGTCCCAGCGCCAAGGCAGCGGAGATAGAGGCGAGCAAAGCGTTCTCCAAGGATTTCATGGCCAAGTACGGCATCCCGACAGCGCAGTACCAGAACTTCGAGAATGCAGAGAGCGCGAAGACCTACATCAGAAACGCCGATTTCCCGGCTCTCGTCGTCAAGGCAAGTGGTCTGGCCGCTGGCAAAGGGGTCATTGTCGCTGCTGATAAGACGGAAGCCATTGCTGCCATTGACACTATCATGAAGGACAAGGTCCTCGGGTCAGCTGGAGACACCGTCGTAGTCGAGGAGCTACTGGATGGCGACGAGATCTCCGTGTTGGTCTTTTCAGATGGCGTCAACTATGCTGTCATGCCGCCTGCACAGGACCACAAGAGACTCAAAGATGGCGATCAGGGTCCCAACACTGGTGGAATGGGGGCGTACTGCCCATGTCCGCTCGTCTCAGATGAAGTCATGGAGCAGATCAGAGTTGAGGTCGTGCAGAGAACCTTGGATGGCATGCGCAAGGAtggaagaaagtttgtaggtgtGCTTTTTGCTGGACTCATGCTGACAAAGTCTGGGCCCAAGGTTCTAGAGTTCAACTGTAGGTTTGGAGACCCCGAAACTGAATCTGTATTGCCTTTGCTTGAGTCGGACCTCTATGAGACAATGCTGGCTTGCACTGAGGGCAACCTTCCACGTGCTCTTCCTGTCTGGAAGAAGAACTTGTATGCAGTTGGTGTTGTCCTTGCCAGTGGCGGCTACCCTCAAAGCTATCCTAAGGGTAAAGTCATCACAGGCCTTGAAAAAGCCAGGGAGCATGGGGTGCAGATATTTCATGCTGGAACAGCGAAGAGTGAAAACCACATTGTTACAAATGGAGGACGTGTAATGGTCTGTCTCGCTACCCACAGTGACCTCCGAACTGCAAAGCAGCTTGCACAGCTAGGTGCAGAGATTGTGCACTTCGAAGGAAAGTTCTTCCGGCATGACATTGCCTTCAGAGCCATTGGCCGTGTTTCCAAGAAAGACCCACTGACATATTCAATGTCTGGAGTGGACATTGCAGCTGGTGATCGTCTAGTAAAGAGCATCACTGCACTGACAGATTCGACCAAACGACCTGGTACGATGGGGTCGATTGGTGGATTTGGAGGACTGTTTGACTTAAAAGCTGCAGGCTATACAGATCCTATTCTTGTCTCGGGCACCGATGGTGTTGGCACAAAGCTGAAGATTGCCCAGAGCTTTCACTTCCATGACACAATTGGGATTGACCTTGTTGCAATGTGTGTAAATGATATCCTAGCTCAGGGTGCAGAGCCTCTGTTTTTTCTTGACTACTTTGCATGTGGAAAGCTGGATCCTGGGGTTGCAAAGCAAGTGATTGCTGGAATAACTGAAGGTTGCAGGCAGGCCAAGTGCTCATTGATTGGTGGTGAAACGGCAGAAATGCCAGGAATGTATGCCATTGGCGACTATGATTTGGCTGGATTTGCTGTTGGAGCTGTAGAACGAGACAAAGTTCTGCCTAGAAGGGACATCAAGGATGGTGATGTCATCATTGGATTTCCATCATCGGGGATACATAGCAATGGCTACAGCCTAGTGCGCAAAGTGGTGGAGCGTGCAGGCCTTCGTTATGGCGACCGAGCACCTTTTGAAGAGTCAAAAACGCTTGGTGAGGTCCTGCTTACTCCTACGAAAATTTACATCAAGATGCTTCTCGAGGCTGTGAAAAGAGGATACATCAAAGCCCTTGCTCATATCACTGGCGGTGGCCTCACTGAAAACATACCAAGGGTATTGCCACCTGGCTATGGTGCATTCTTAGACTGCAACAATTGGCTAATTCAGCCAGTGTTCAAGTGGATTGCCAATGAAGGCAACATTGGTGATGAAGAAATGCTGAGAACATTCAACTGTGGCCTTGGTATGGTTGCCATTGCATCTCCATCAGATGCTCAAGCCATCATTGATGAGTCAGAAGGACAAGGACGTATTGTTGGACAGATCATGGCCATTGAAGAAGGCTCTCCAAAAGTTAATGTTCGGAACTTTCAGGAATCTCTCAACActcgtgttgataaaattgtaaAGAGAAAGTTTGGTGTGCTCATATCAGGATCAGGAACAAACCTTCAGGCCCTTATTGACCACATTGAGCACATGAAAGGGCGAAGCGCAGCTGAAATTGTTCTTGTCATCTCAAATGTGGATGGTGTGGAAGGTCTTCGTAGGGCTCAAAGAGCAGGAATCCCAACTAAGGTCATCAGCCACAAGGGCTACAAAGTGAGGGCCGAGTATGACATGAAGCTACATGAAGCGCTGACAGCAGCAGGAGTGGAGTTCATTTGCTTAGCAGGTTTCATGAGGATCATAACAGCAGAGTTTATAAACAAGTGGTACGGTAAGATCATCAACATCCATCCATCTCTGCTGCCTTCCTTCAAAGGGCATGATGCTCACAGGCAAGTTCTGGCTGCTGGGGTCAAGATCACAGGCTGTACCGTTCACTATGTGGTTCCTGAAATTGATTCTGGTGCAATCATTGCACAGGGAGCAACAACTGTTGAAATAAATGACACTGAGGAAACTTTGCAAGAGCGTGTGAAGAAGGTTGAGCACAGAGTTTTTCCAGAAGCCATGGAAATGGTGGCACAAGGAAAGGTTTTTCTTCGACCTGATGGCAAGATTGTTTTCACCAGAAATGACTGA